gaaaaataaaaaatataagattttacaaaaatttaaaaaatatttttttgactaaattaaaaaattatttcatcctttgttattttattatttattaagaagattgatcgttttaaattgaattataacttgaaacagtttaatttttattttaaaaccgaatttgaaattcaagaaagcgacattataaattaacaaaactaaTATTGGTAGATCGTTTACAATACCGATAATGTTAAAAACAaacattttatatgattatttattatattttattggtgCGTGtgaatttttaattgatatttgttATTACGTTTACCGACCGAACACAAAAGAcgtgaggaaaaaaaaaagaaagaaataaaataagaatgaGTTAACTCGTTTCCTTTCTAAAGCAAAGTACTAATGAAAATGCTTTTTGAATCATGCAAGTTTCAGATTGTTAAGAATCCGTTCAAAAGTAGTCTTTGGTCCCAAGATAATGCCTGAGTTGGATAGGAAACGTAAAGTATAAATCGATTTAGGtgttgataaatatatttattatatgctttatttattttcagaTATTTAATGTATTAGCATTCATGAGAAGGTACTGATTTattctttcaaattttgtttattacTAACTTTGCATTATGAGGATGTGAAGTGGTAGTAAGAGCCAATCTAATCCTCTTTTTATAacattatctcttttatttggtGAAATGAGTCTTACATAACTATGATTGGTCTATGAcaacattattatattatacttcCCAAGATTATCAAAACAACAATTATTAACTGCAAGATAATTGTGCCACTAAATAGAGCTATTTTAGTTGTCCACAATCAAATTCTGACTTCTTTAGTAACATAAGAGCTAGGAATGAAGCCAAAAATTTATCCCTAAAGAAGTTAACAAATTTGGAACCACTTTGCTGAATAGAACCAACAATATAAGATGTAGCAATGAGATCAATGCATCTCCATCTTCTCTCATTTGCATATTTCTTCAAACCTTCCTCAATCCTTTtgtattcttcttcttctttttcttcctttattGATTTATTGGAAAATGCCTCAGCTAGACACCTTGCTAAAACCACCCCATCCTCTAAAGCACAACACCCCCCTTGGCCAAGATCAGGTGTCATAGGGTGTAAAGCATCACCAGCAACACAAACATTTCCTTTGCTAATATTTCCCATTATGAGTTCCCAAGGTTTTCTATATCTCAATGGAGCTGATTGAAAAGCATGTAATTCAGTTTTTTCTATGAAAATTCTAACATCACTTGGCATCTTCTCTAGCTTGTTTAGCACATATTGTTTCAGTTTAGCAGGGTCTTGTGCTAACTCTTCATCTGTAAGACAAGCCAAGTGAAATGGACAATTATTTCACTTTCTTTATTGAAAagaaattatgattttaaattgaagTTGCGGTTATAATTAcactcaaatattttatattgcaaGAAAATGTGGTCTTGATGTTGCGGTAGACCTGTAAAGTTGTTACATCGTGGCTGCAATATAGAATAATAATATGGTTGAAGTAGAGAATTTAATTTGGAtatgcaaaagaaaaaaaaggaagaaaagaatATTCCCTCTGTCTTAATTATAAgtctcatttaaaaaaatataagtctattttcaattataaaatatatttatttattaaaatataatcattattaaatattattaatttacacCTTCCgtaataatataaacaaaatgtGCATTTAAAAAGTTGGTGTATCtaacttaaaattaaacttttaaatattttttcgagTGAATAGATTTAAACATGAAAAGTCAAAATTTGACATATTAATCTGCAAAAGATATTTTAAGAACATCAAAACATAAAAtgaatacattaaattaattactacATGTTTTGTAAAATAACATAATGTATATAAAAGAATGTAGTTATAAAAATGGTAGAGGGAGTATAATTCACCTTGACTGATACATGTAAAAAACCAGTACACACCCTTTTGGTCACATGGAATAGCTCCAGCTCGAAAACCTTTGCCAAAGTACTGCATGAAAATTGGCTCAAGCTGGTGAGTGTTCTTCAAGTCTGCATAACCCCTTGTTGCATATCTCTCTGTGTAAGAGGCCTTCTTCAACCCTAGCCACTTTGCCACAACAGAGTTTACTCCATCACACCCAATCAATACCTTTTAAAATTGCAAACATACATGTGTCAATTAAGGTTTACTAACTTGAATTCATAATGAAAGTTTAGTTTTTGCCACCGCACAATCAAACACTGTCTAAAAGACTATGACTCCAACTTATGTTAGGCCATAATGGGAGTTTGAAGATCACATTGAATCAAAACAACTACACAAATAAGTTAGATATGATATTTTCACCTAAAATTTAAGGtattaaatatatgaataatgGCACTTATATATTgttcaatattttcttttctatttaatGAATGACACTTATTCATACTTGACACACAAACAACCTACTACTGAATATTAATTGTGCTGCATGTGTGATATTTATGATCACAAAGAATATGTAACTAAGTAACTTGTCAATTTCATATGTAATGTCACAGATAATTAGGGTCGGCCCGATACTTATTGTGGCCAAAATCAACTCTAAAGTatcattttgataaataaaaaatatataacttttttaatactaacaacaataatttttttataattttatttgttgaaatgcAAAGTATtgtagttaaatattttaatactaacAACTAAGCTTTTTGTTTGTTGAAATACGTcgattattgtatttttttatgattataaatttttttacttgttgtattacttaaatatttttatttttttgatataaatatttataaaaaataattacttttgaGTTTTATACCAGGCACCCCCCCACTTTGACCTGCCACCCCCCAGTGATGCATAAAAGACAATTTTACCCTCTATCACatatataaaaaccaaaaaaaaattttactCACACTTTTCACCAAATCATTCGAACATTTCAAACATTCGATTCAGAATCAACCTTACCTTCGAAGATCTCAAACATTCGAAACGCAAAAGTAAGTCCCCATTCGAATATTTgcagtttttgaaaatttcgaaatgCATTTGTATGATTCAATTCcagaagtttcgaaagtttccttgAATATAAAACCTTCGAAATGCAATCCTCGAACTTTTGGAAATCTTCGAAAcgagaaactttcgaaagtttcttgaattgaaatcttcgaaatgcaatgccaggtgaaactttcgaaagttctgggaaagtttcgaaacgcttgttcgaaagtttggatctgggaaatgttcgaaacccagtttcgaaagtttgaatatgggaaatgttcgaaacccagtttcgaaagtttcaatctgggaaatgttcgaaacccagtttcgaaggtttgaactgggaaatgttcgaaacggACGTTTATGTTTGAAACgaatttgttaatattatttatatattattaatatattatttatatattgttacattgattttttattgtttataattttttttaatatttatatatttatatgttgcagTGCCTAGGATGAGAGGTGCTTTCGGCCAAATTATTCGCAATATTGTAGGTGGTGATAGAGGTGGTGATGGTGTtgagagaattccaccaacagcATCAAATAGACGACGAAACGAAGCAAATCGTCAAATTAGGCATCGTCGTCGAAGACAAGACATCCATGatgatgtccctgagcctcagatggaggaggatgtccgtgagcctcagatggaggaggatgtcactgagcctcagatggaggaccatgtccctgagcctcagttggaggaggatgtccctgagcctcagatggaaCATGCTGATGATGCTGGATTCCCCGGAGGACCTATGTTGAGACATGTGTTGACACAGTATGAGCACCACGTGGCTCGGCGACTATgggaaggagaggtatatttcaatttgaggcattttaagtctatttaattcaagtgtttattgaaatatatttattcaattatatatttaattgtttatttaaatttatatatttaaatattaaattaagtttatttaattaattgtttagttaaatttatttaaatttatttattcaaatatttgtttaagttgatttaaatttattttattcaaatatttgtttaaggttatttaattaagtttatttaatttgttgtttgtttaaatttatttattcaattagttgtttaagttgatttaagtaattgtttatttaaatatatttattgaattatttatttaattaattgtttatttaaatttatttattcaattatttgtttaatgttatttaattaattaattactttgtaATTACTCGCAGGATCGTGGACCGTTAAAGGTCATTACTCATGGATTGAAGTTGAAGAAGTTTTCTGAAGTTCCTGTGCCACATCCTGTAGAGCATTGGATTCGGGAATCTGGGCTGCTACCTCTTTCTTCGGCCTACCTCACTATGGTTGATGCTGGTCTCGTCTCGGCATTTATTGAAAGATGGCACAGGGAGACCAGCTCATTTCATTtgccatttggagagatgaccATTACTTTAGACGACGTAGCTACTCTCCTTCACATATCACcgaatggtaaattttttgatgcacctGTGAATATGAGTACTAATAATGCTGCTAGAGctgcacatgagtacttaggtgcaacTTGGGAGGAATCTCTAgctgaaattaattttaataaatgtgccCAATATAGATTGCAGTGGCTGCGTGACTTATATAgtcgtctcattcaaactaatcagtttgagtgtgcggctagaGCGTATCTATTGCACTTAGTTGGCAGCACCATTTTCGCCGATAAAACGCATACGCGTGTGGAGGCGAAAtacattagtttatttattgatttagctCGTTGTCGACACTATTCATGGGCTGCCGCGGCATTGGTTTTCCTGTATGATAACATGGGAGATGGGGCTGTCCACGACACTCGACAGTTAGGAGGTTACATGACCCTTTTACAGGTATtgacatttatttaattattttatttattaagttgtattattttacttatgtatttaaattaagttgTATTATGTTACTTATGTTGCAGTGCTGGATCTACGAACACTTCCCTAGGATCTGTAAGCGGGGCGATAGAGGTGCGGTTCCTGCAcatcttccaagagcatgtaggtggaTTGCAAAACATGCTGTTGAAGGTGGATTAGTGACCTATCGGCAGAGACTTGATGCTTTGTTGCTTGATGATGTACTGTTTACACCATACGATGATGATCGAGCTAATCATCCGTTTGAAGATATTTCGATGTTCTCTGGTTATCTTCGATGTGGTGGAGTCTCAGTCCCATATTTGCCGGAGCGATGTCTTCGACAATTTGGTCGTATTCAGTGCATCCCGCCTGATGTTCCTCCCAGGCCCCCTAGTGTAGATTGGGTGTGGCAGACTACTATGCAGTCATCTGTATCGGCGTTTCGGAGGCTATATCATGTTGCGAGTTTTCATGGAGAGGTCACTGAGGACTATTATCCATGGTACATGTCTGTGTCACATCCTCTGATCATTCCTCGGTCTACTGCACATGCGGGTACATCCTCTGAGCATCCATCTCACCATCCATCATCTGCTGCACATGTGGGTACATCATCTGCTGCACATGCTGGTCCGTCATCGTCTGACCGAGATCGTAGAACAGCTGAGCTTGTACGTAGAGGCATTAACTTGGTAGAGCCGTTTAGTGAAATTCATGAGATTTTAAGTGAGTTATGTCTTATGTACGATGTTTAGTAATTTGCTATATTTTGTGTTATGTACTGTAATTTGAGATATTTTGGGATTATGTGATATgtttagtgattgtgttatgtgTTATGTAAATTcgcatttattttaagttaattcataataaaagaaactgaaaatgataaaacaaaatattataataatccaTAAACGTAGATACACAACATattctaatcttcatttaatgaaatacaagatgatctgataaatgatggatcaatgcgttcccaatgcttcataCGTGCTGCATAAGCTACTTCCCAACTCTTTGCTGTGTCACTACAAaagtctttccatttttgtgacgtaggtggcaaaggacaatcagacttcaatttgatctgaataaaaaaaatgttacaaattaatttatctgaataataaattttttaacattaatttaacAACATTAAGCATTAATTTTACCTGTACCCAATGATTCTCGTTAACAAATCCAATTGCTAGTAAAGACTGCCCAAAGGTCTCTTTCGATGGTGATTTGTTTAGCGGGAAAAATGTCATATTCAGATTACGAGACAACgacaccaatatgacattatatagtgttgctatcacgtaacccaagtctggtaaagacatccacttatcttttccttgagcacccaattttgatattttcaatgagttCCGCACTGATTCAACATTGTCATCAAAAACATTAGAATAAACATCTTTATGTAGACcaatctctttatccaattgtgaTCGAACTAAAGCCCAAGATTCTTCGGTCCAACCTAGCAATGCTGCAATTGCACGAAACCCAAAATTTCCATCAGCCACAACATCTACTATGTCCTCAATATACGGACGTATATAAGTAGGAAATTGTGTCTTAAAAGAATGCTGAGATGATTGAGATTGTTGCCTTGCAGAACGTTGAGATGATTGAGATGGTTGCCTTGcctttgcagattcttgagaggcatcaacatactcccaatatgaaggatcacgaggagtatcaaattctttcttctttttacttGCTCCCTTGGTTCTCACTTTCTCTggtggtgcaagtattgatgtggtatgtggaaatacaacttcacgcacctttgccttgaatatcctttgacttatAATATCGTGTGTCttcatgtacgctttcattgcttccaactcttcagaaaagtcataatctgataaagattcttcatcctctaattCATGTGCAATGCTTAACTGTTTCCAAAAATcatgaatgctatctaaagggataGCATTACCATTTATCTGCAACTTagccaactcacaagcacatggtaatccatgagttgttctaATTGAACAACCACATTCTGTTTTGTTAGTGCCTACAATCTTCACCCTTTCCAACTGGttatcaattaatttcatacactttcttgatacacagtgatgtagattttgaaaaaattgtgaattatacccgtgctcaacatccttgatggttttctgaaaagaagactgaatgatacatatttggttcttcaacatcatattcactgCATCCCAgcttttacacaaatcaccaaaactagtttgaagcatgtttttcaatctccaatgagcagactcaactctacaaataaattaaataacacaaattaaaacaaatcacataaactagtaaatcatgtttgctaaaacaacacaattcatattttaaaaatacctgttagatgttgtgttccccaaatgcatcactctattggtccaaacgttgacaaacctttctttgtaaggtgttaaccatgaatctttcacataatcaacaaaaagaataatatcggcacacaatatctcaaattgttgcaaatgatgatcatactcttccacactagtcgaatagacaatctttttccataaatccattacttcttcttgtctatcctttttgacatattgtttgcatcttgccccaacatttttttcaatatgaaaacgacatagcaaatgtattgaagtaggaaacacaacactaatcgcattcatcatggcaagatctctatcagtcacaataactttagaaatcaaAGACTCAGATTTGAACAACATTCGTACCTTCtcaaatgcccagatgaagttatcttgtcgctctttttccaaataagcaaacccaactgaaaatgtcaaactagtagaagTGACACCGactatttcaagtaatggcaaccgatatctgtttgttttgtatgtgctatcacatatcaaaacaaaatgaaatgtgtttaacaactttatacagtcaggatgcgtccaaaaaatatctctcaaaatatcagaattttcccgtcttcttgtccaatgcacataattttcttgttgtattaacttcaacagatgctgcatttctgtgtacggacctctcaatgatgatcgataagtactccttgctttatatatttgactgggAATAGTGACATTGGTTTCATTTCTcactttcaaagcatttagaatgaatctgggtgcaagcttatactttgtcatatcattgacaaatttcctctcttcttcgtttaaacgccccaaatagGAATGACCGGTTACAGTATCAAGTAATTCATGATTGTGTGTcccacaacgaacactaattttccatccttcaccgacacttaatggtacacatctgagagtaaatggacaatttttcatccttcaccgacacttaatggtacacatctgagagtaaatggacagttttccttatgagagcaagttactgatttttttgattctgatttatatcttccacctctttcgcatcccaaaatcaatttgtcttttcttcccctaattccgtttgctttatctgatcgaatggtaacaattaaaattccattttgtcttccaatcgcttttgcccattcaaatacagcttctcgagaagaaaatacctgcaaaatatgtttcaaataaaaattaaccatATAACTATAAGAAATATTTAATCGGTGATGATTCATCAGTAGTTATAATAATACCTGATCAGTGGTGAATTTTTCTGTAGTatctataacattttttgaagcaGATACTTCAACTCTGctcatacctaatttcaaaattagtaacaaatttaattaaatataatattttaaatatttaatttaaaaaacatttaaaaataatttataacataaatattgaatttaaaaaaataataaaacacatttcgaaactttatCTAAATGAAAAGTTCGAGTGATTcttacatttcgaaagtttgtgaaaaatgaaactttcgaagaacaaaatgcatttcgaaactttggtgaAAAAGCAAACTTCCGAAGTAGAAAATGCATTTCGAAGATTCGTATGTTTCGAAACTACATTTCGAAGGTTTCATCAAAAACCAAATGTTCGAAGCATAActctatttcgaaact
The genomic region above belongs to Cicer arietinum cultivar CDC Frontier isolate Library 1 chromosome 4, Cicar.CDCFrontier_v2.0, whole genome shotgun sequence and contains:
- the LOC101500216 gene encoding monooxygenase 2-like, which gives rise to MESVIEEDIVIVGAGIAGLTTSLGLHRLGVRSLILESWDGLRVSGFALTIWENGWKALDAVGVGDILRHQHLLLHGNVTTSMITGQQTSTTSFKDNKGKYGAREVRCVKRQLLLEALANELPSGTIRFLSKVVAIEDLGFSKILHLVDGTTIKTKVLIGCDGVNSVVAKWLGLKKASYTERYATRGYADLKNTHQLEPIFMQYFGKGFRAGAIPCDQKGVYWFFTCISQDEELAQDPAKLKQYVLNKLEKMPSDVRIFIEKTELHAFQSAPLRYRKPWELIMGNISKGNVCVAGDALHPMTPDLGQGGCCALEDGVVLARCLAEAFSNKSIKEEKEEEEYKRIEEGLKKYANERRWRCIDLIATSYIVGSIQQSGSKFVNFFRDKFLASFLALMLLKKSEFDCGQLK
- the LOC113786184 gene encoding uncharacterized protein, producing the protein MKNCPFTLRCVPLSVGEGWKISVRCGTHNHELLDTVTGHSYLGRLNEEERKFVNDMTKYKLAPRFILNALKVRNETNVTIPSQIYKARSTYRSSLRGPYTEMQHLLKLIQQENYVHWTRRRENSDILRDIFWTHPDCIKLLNTFHFVLICDSTYKTNRYRLPLLEIVGVTSTSLTFSVGFAYLEKERQDNFIWAFEKVRMLFKSESLISKVIVTDRDLAMMNAISVVFPTSIHLLCRFHIEKNVGARCKQYVKKDRQEEVMDLWKKIVYSTSVEEYDHHLQQFEILCADIILFVDYVKDSWLTPYKERFVNVWTNRVMHLGNTTSNRVESAHWRLKNMLQTSFGDLCKSWDAVNMMLKNQICIIQSSFQKTIKDVEHGYNSQFFQNLHHCVSRKCMKLIDNQLERVKIVGTNKTECGCSIRTTHGLPCACELAKLQINGNAIPLDSIHDFWKQLSIAHELEDEESLSDYDFSEELEAMKAYMKTHDIISQRIFKAKVREVVFPHTTSILAPPEKVRTKGASKKKKEFDTPRDPSYWEYVDASQESAKARQPSQSSQRSARQQSQSSQHSFKTQFPTYIRPYIEDIVDVVADGNFGFRAIAALLGWTEESWALVRSQLDKEIGLHKDVYSNVFDDNVESVRNSLKISKLGAQGKDKWMSLPDLGYVIATLYNVILVSLSRNLNMTFFPLNKSPSKETFGQSLLAIGFVNENHWVQIKLKSDCPLPPTSQKWKDFCSDTAKSWEVAYAARMKHWERIDPSFIRSSCISLNED